Proteins found in one Anabas testudineus chromosome 1, fAnaTes1.2, whole genome shotgun sequence genomic segment:
- the LOC113162439 gene encoding uncharacterized protein LOC113162439, which translates to MKMWWPKILLFILYSSLCCVTGAEEIISVFGYEGKEAQVSCSYDEGYESYEKYLCRNDCGSDDDVLITTTQGSKNRYSISDDTNKKVFTATISNLNKNDAGKYWCGVTRSGKDYYPAEVELKVVSDTCCDSFTKVQSYEGGSVAISCPYESQDQNNMKYICRRNQPSSCLQQALITSNNRQNTQFSLTDDKESRKFTVTITSLTQKDSGSYLCGVHRNTGLDVFSAVDLKVIENTCCDSFTKVQSYEGGSVSISCSYESQDQNNMKYICRGSQPSSCLQQALITSNNRQNTQFSLNDDKVSRKFTVTITSLTQKDSGSYLCGVKRNTELDVFSAVDLEVREWCCVKSNKLSGTVGRPLTMQCPYPPQHGTNRKFLCKGDHHRNCTDMVTSQNSSGHTDVRFTLLDDVSSSSFSVTITELKAGDAGTYWCGSDSQWTFGNYTKIQLSLDVVVFNPVVFIVCHNIYANQDVVVYSKKRTSNQQSTCNQYDETGGAQQDEMYENFNTTEDIYCNDVYSHDLEEHTTSVLSYINFCVDNITVVKRHRVYSNRKPWMTKEVQVLLKQRDVAFRCGDKAQYSAARANLKGGIREAKAAYKRRIEDHFRDNNTRQVWQGVQHLTNHKSCNTMTTVGDVVLAEELNHFFERFEVDRLDS; encoded by the exons ATGAAGATGTGGTGGCCTAAAATCCTGCTGTTCATCCTTTACA GTTCTCTCTGTTGTGTGACCGGTGCAGAAGAGATTATCTCTGTGTTCggatatgaaggaaaagaagctcAAGTTTCCTGCTCTTATGATGAAGGATACGAGTCTTATGAGAAGTACTTGTGCAGAAACGACTGCggcagtgatgatgatgttctgatcacaacaacacaaggaagtaaaaacagatactccatcagtgatgacacaaacaaaaaggttttcacagccaccatctctAATCTTAATAAAAACGATGCTGGGAAATACTGGTGTGGGGTGACGAGGAGTGGAAAAGATTACTACCCTGCTGAAGTTGAACTGAAGGTGGTTTcag acacctgctgtgacagtttcaccaaagtccaaagttatgagggaggttcagtggccatcagttgtccatatgagtctcaggaccagaacaacatgaagtacatctgcagaagaaaccagccgtcctcatgtctgcagcaggcactaatcacctctaacaacagacaaaacacacagttcagtctgactgatgacaaggagtcaagaaaattcacagtgaccattaccagtttgacccaaaaggattctgggtcgtacctttgtggcgtccacagaaacacaggactggatgttttctctgctgttgatctgaaAGTCATAG aaaacacctgctgtgacagtttcaccaaagtccaaagttatgagggaggttcagtgtccatcagttgttcatatgagtctcaggaccagaacaacatgaagtacatctgcagaggaagcCAGCcatcctcatgtctgcagcaggcactaatcacctctaacaacagacaaaacacacagttcagtctgaatGATGACAAGGtgtcaagaaaattcacagtgaccattaccagtttgacccaaaaggattctgggtcgtacctttgtggagtgaagagaaacacagaactggatgttttctctgctgttgatctggaggtcagag agtGGTGCTGTGTGAAGTCCAACAAACTGAGCGGCACTGTGGGACGTCCACTAACTATGCAGTGTCCCTATCCACCACAACatgggacaaacaggaagttcctctgtaagggagaccaccacagaaactgtacagacatggtGACCAGTCAAAACAGCTCAGGACACACTGACGTCAGGTTCACTCTGCtagatgatgtttcttccagttctttctcagtgaccatcacagagctgaaagcaggtgatgctgggacatactggtgtggttcagactcacagtggacttTTGGAAACTACACCAAGATTCAACTGTCACTAg atgtggtggtctttaaccctgtggttttcattgt gtgtcacaac aTTTATGCAAATCAGGACGTTGTAGTGTACTCAAAGAAAAGGACGTCCAACCAGCAGAGCACCTGCAACCAGTACGACGAAACAGGTGGAGCCCAGCAGGACGAGATGTATGAAAACTTCAACACAACAGAAGACATCTACTGTAATGACGTTTACAGTCAT GACCTTGAGGAGCACACTACATCCGTGCTCTCTTACATCAACTTCTGCGTTGACAACATCACCGTGGTCAAACGTCACCGGGTGTACTCCAATCGGAAACCCTGGATGACTAAAGAGGTCCAGGTCCTGCTGAAGCAACGTGATGTTGCCTTCAGATGCGGTGACAAAGCGCAATACAGTGCAGCCAGGGCTAACCTTAAAGGAGGCATCAGAGAGGCTAAGGCAGCTTACAAGAGGAGGATTGAGGACCACTtcagagacaacaacacacgACAGGTGTGGCAGGGGGTCCAGCACCTAACCAACCACAAGTCCTGCAACACCATGACGACTGTGGGTGATGTTGTGCTCGCAGAGGAGTTAAACCACTTCTTTGAGCGCTTCGAGGTGGACAGACTGGACAGCTGA